A single genomic interval of Saccharothrix saharensis harbors:
- a CDS encoding TetR/AcrR family transcriptional regulator has translation MARALTEDQLLDRVAGVFARHGFDHTSVKDLADAVGLSKAGLLHHYPSKQALFDAARDVGRTHSDELFAQATRVPVGPARDRRAVELLVDFALDRPGLIALESRAISLLGADDVDGDRLDALSQHVLAVFGADEDGGDTERLVRVIGMLSALAVLSLAANHAGEKTAWRPHIIATCLDALGHREPPPLHPSPRDPSHREA, from the coding sequence ATGGCGCGAGCGCTCACCGAGGACCAGTTGCTGGACCGCGTGGCCGGCGTGTTCGCCCGGCACGGGTTCGACCACACGTCGGTGAAGGACCTGGCCGACGCGGTCGGGCTGTCCAAGGCGGGGTTGCTGCACCACTACCCGAGCAAGCAGGCGTTGTTCGACGCCGCGCGTGACGTCGGCCGCACGCACAGCGATGAGCTGTTCGCGCAGGCCACGAGGGTGCCGGTGGGTCCGGCGCGGGACCGGCGGGCGGTGGAGCTGCTCGTCGACTTCGCCCTGGACCGGCCCGGCCTGATCGCGCTGGAGTCCCGCGCGATCAGCCTGCTGGGCGCCGACGACGTGGACGGCGACCGCCTGGACGCCCTGTCCCAGCACGTCCTCGCCGTGTTCGGCGCGGACGAGGACGGCGGCGACACCGAACGGCTGGTCCGCGTCATCGGCATGCTCAGCGCCCTGGCCGTGCTCAGCCTGGCCGCCAACCACGCGGGCGAGAAGACCGCGTGGCGGCCGCACATCATCGCCACCTGCCTCGACGCGCTCGGGCACCGCGAACCACCCCCTCTCCACCCATCCCCCCGCGACCCATCCCATCGGGAGGCCTGA
- a CDS encoding MMPL family transporter, whose amino-acid sequence MARLLYRLGSGAHRRRLVVVLLWLLVLGGTAVGASTLAGTTSGSFSIPGQESTTALDKISDEFGQGGGATARVVVQAPDGQQVTSPENAPKLAQLVQELAKLPGVTSASNPLDPQAPTVNAGQDVAYSTVTYEAKPGDVTEEQRNALFDATRGVSGLTVEATGEATQAPPHVGGPAEVIGVIIALLVLAVTYGSLVLAGMNLLTAAVGVGIGALGVTIATGFMDLQSTTPILAAMLGLAVGIDYALFIINRYRQELRRGRDVGDAIGTAVGTAGSAVVTAGLTVVIALAGLAVVGIPFLTQMGVAAALTIVVAVLVAVTLVPAVLGYLGRRVLPRKERAAAPAAPADVEPDGRGFFRGWIGAVSRHRVVALLLAVVGLGAIAVPVLSMETTLVAAPAADSSQARAERMLADGFGEGFNGPLIVLFEGDNAAATAAAAVPSIQGADDVALVTPPRPNADGTAAMVTVIPESGPATAATEQLVTDLRDRLADVDGATTYVTGATAVSVDVAVALDEAMPVYLALVVGLALVLLVLVFRSILVPLVGVLGFLLTIGASLGATVAVFQWGWLADAVNLDGTGPLLSLTPILMVGILFGLAMDYQIFLVSRMHEAHHRGRQPLAAIDTGFRQAAPVVVAAALIMFSVFAGFVPAGEGPMKSIAFALAIGILVDAFVVRMVLVPAALALLGEKAWWLPKWLRRLPALDVEGAALEEDRKVLVDAAR is encoded by the coding sequence ATGGCACGTCTGCTCTACCGACTCGGCTCCGGCGCGCACCGCCGCCGCCTGGTCGTCGTCCTGCTGTGGCTGCTCGTGCTCGGCGGCACGGCGGTCGGCGCGAGCACCCTGGCCGGGACGACGTCCGGCTCCTTCTCCATCCCGGGGCAGGAGTCCACCACCGCCCTGGACAAGATCTCCGACGAGTTCGGCCAGGGCGGCGGCGCGACCGCGCGCGTGGTCGTCCAGGCGCCGGACGGGCAGCAGGTCACGTCCCCGGAGAACGCGCCGAAGCTCGCGCAACTGGTGCAGGAGCTGGCGAAGCTGCCCGGCGTGACGTCGGCGAGCAACCCGCTCGACCCGCAGGCGCCCACCGTGAACGCCGGGCAGGACGTCGCCTACAGCACCGTGACCTACGAGGCCAAGCCCGGCGACGTCACCGAGGAGCAGCGCAACGCCCTCTTCGACGCCACGCGGGGCGTGTCCGGGCTGACCGTCGAGGCGACCGGCGAGGCCACCCAGGCGCCGCCGCACGTGGGCGGTCCGGCCGAGGTCATCGGCGTGATCATCGCGCTGCTGGTGCTCGCGGTCACCTACGGCTCGCTCGTGCTGGCCGGCATGAACCTGCTGACCGCCGCGGTCGGCGTGGGCATCGGCGCGCTGGGCGTCACGATCGCCACCGGCTTCATGGACCTCCAGTCCACCACCCCGATCCTGGCCGCGATGCTGGGCCTGGCGGTCGGCATCGACTACGCCCTGTTCATCATCAACCGCTACCGGCAGGAGCTGCGCCGGGGCCGGGACGTGGGCGACGCCATCGGCACCGCCGTGGGCACCGCGGGCTCCGCCGTGGTCACCGCCGGCCTGACCGTGGTCATCGCGCTGGCGGGCCTGGCCGTGGTCGGCATCCCGTTCCTGACCCAGATGGGCGTGGCCGCCGCGCTGACGATCGTGGTCGCGGTGCTCGTCGCGGTCACGCTCGTGCCGGCCGTGCTCGGCTACCTCGGCCGCCGCGTGCTGCCGCGCAAGGAGCGCGCCGCCGCGCCCGCCGCTCCCGCGGACGTCGAGCCGGACGGGCGCGGCTTCTTCCGCGGCTGGATCGGGGCGGTGTCCCGGCACCGGGTCGTGGCGCTGCTGCTGGCCGTCGTGGGGTTGGGCGCGATCGCCGTGCCCGTGCTGTCGATGGAGACGACGCTGGTCGCCGCGCCGGCCGCGGACTCCAGCCAGGCCCGCGCGGAGCGGATGCTCGCGGACGGCTTCGGCGAGGGCTTCAACGGACCGCTGATCGTGCTGTTCGAGGGCGACAACGCCGCCGCGACGGCCGCCGCCGCCGTCCCCTCCATCCAGGGTGCCGACGACGTCGCGCTGGTCACGCCGCCGAGGCCGAACGCCGACGGCACGGCCGCGATGGTCACCGTGATCCCGGAGTCCGGCCCGGCGACGGCGGCCACCGAGCAGCTCGTCACCGACCTGCGCGACCGGCTGGCCGACGTGGACGGCGCGACGACCTACGTCACCGGCGCCACCGCGGTCAGCGTGGACGTGGCCGTGGCGCTGGACGAGGCCATGCCGGTCTACCTGGCGCTGGTCGTCGGCCTCGCGCTGGTGCTGCTGGTCCTGGTGTTCCGGTCGATCCTGGTGCCGCTGGTGGGCGTGCTGGGCTTCCTGCTGACCATCGGCGCGTCGCTCGGCGCGACGGTCGCGGTGTTCCAGTGGGGCTGGCTGGCCGACGCGGTCAACCTCGACGGCACGGGCCCGCTGCTCAGCCTCACCCCGATCCTGATGGTGGGCATCCTGTTCGGCCTGGCCATGGACTACCAGATCTTCCTGGTGTCCCGGATGCACGAGGCGCACCACCGCGGCCGGCAGCCCCTGGCCGCGATCGACACCGGGTTCCGCCAGGCCGCGCCGGTGGTCGTGGCCGCCGCGCTGATCATGTTCTCGGTGTTCGCGGGCTTCGTGCCGGCGGGCGAGGGCCCGATGAAGTCCATCGCGTTCGCGCTGGCCATCGGCATCCTGGTCGACGCGTTCGTGGTCCGCATGGTCCTGGTGCCCGCCGCGCTGGCCCTGCTGGGCGAGAAGGCCTGGTGGCTGCCGAAGTGGCTGCGCCGCCTGCCCGCGCTCGACGTGGAGGGCGCGGCGCTGGAGGAGGACCGGAAGGTCCTGGTCGACGCGGCGCGCTGA
- a CDS encoding SDR family oxidoreductase codes for MRIAVAGATGNIGSLTAAALERGGHEVVRISRSAGVDLRTGEGLDAALAGVDAVVDATNIAAVDRARTVELFGSMTRTLLDAEARAGVRHHVLLSIVGIADIEGNAHYAGKREQERLVTEGPVPWTIVPATQFHDFAEMVAGWAEQDGVATIAPLLVQPVAPRDVADVLAEIAAGEPQGRYADVAGPQTQDLVDMARRTHQARGRDVRLVPTWSGVFGVEMAGDALLPGDRVRIAPTTFEEWLAESV; via the coding sequence ATGCGTATCGCAGTGGCCGGCGCGACCGGCAACATCGGCTCCCTCACCGCGGCCGCCCTGGAGCGCGGCGGGCACGAGGTCGTGCGCATCAGCCGTTCGGCGGGCGTCGACCTGCGGACCGGTGAAGGGCTCGACGCGGCGTTGGCCGGCGTCGACGCGGTGGTGGACGCCACGAACATCGCGGCGGTCGACCGCGCCCGGACGGTGGAACTGTTCGGCTCGATGACGCGCACGCTGCTCGACGCCGAGGCACGCGCCGGCGTGCGGCACCACGTGCTGCTGTCCATCGTCGGCATCGCCGACATCGAGGGCAACGCGCACTACGCGGGCAAGCGCGAGCAGGAACGCCTGGTCACCGAGGGTCCCGTGCCGTGGACGATCGTGCCGGCCACGCAGTTCCACGACTTCGCGGAGATGGTCGCGGGCTGGGCCGAGCAGGACGGCGTCGCGACCATCGCGCCGCTGCTCGTGCAGCCCGTCGCGCCGCGGGACGTGGCCGACGTCCTCGCCGAGATCGCCGCGGGCGAGCCGCAGGGGCGTTACGCGGACGTCGCGGGCCCGCAGACGCAGGACCTGGTGGACATGGCGCGGCGCACGCACCAGGCGCGTGGCCGGGACGTGCGCCTGGTGCCGACGTGGTCGGGCGTGTTCGGCGTGGAGATGGCCGGCGACGCGCTGCTGCCGGGCGACCGCGTCCGCATCGCGCCGACCACGTTCGAGGAGTGGCTGGCCGAGTCGGTCTGA
- a CDS encoding RrF2 family transcriptional regulator codes for MKLPVSTEWVLHCATTLAQLEPGATASAAQLAAYYDLPAPYLAKQLQALVKAGVLAATTGPRGGFRLARPASEITLLQVVEAVDGASSPYECQEIRQRGRGALPAEDCRDTCVLAAKMADAHAAWRRTLAAESLADVLAELPPTAPARTRSLLAATASATRRTP; via the coding sequence GTGAAGCTGCCTGTGAGCACGGAGTGGGTACTGCACTGCGCCACCACCCTGGCGCAGCTCGAACCGGGGGCCACCGCGTCGGCGGCCCAGCTCGCGGCGTACTACGACCTGCCCGCGCCCTACCTCGCCAAGCAGTTGCAGGCGCTGGTCAAGGCGGGCGTGCTGGCCGCGACGACCGGCCCGCGCGGCGGCTTCCGACTCGCCCGGCCCGCGTCCGAGATCACGTTGTTGCAGGTGGTGGAGGCGGTCGACGGGGCGTCCTCGCCGTACGAGTGCCAGGAGATCCGGCAGCGGGGCCGGGGCGCGCTGCCCGCCGAGGACTGCCGGGACACGTGCGTGCTCGCGGCGAAGATGGCCGACGCGCACGCCGCGTGGCGGCGCACCCTGGCTGCGGAGTCCCTCGCCGACGTGCTGGCCGAGCTGCCGCCGACCGCGCCCGCCCGCACCCGCTCGCTCCTCGCGGCCACGGCGTCCGCGACCCGGCGGACGCCCTGA
- a CDS encoding exonuclease domain-containing protein has translation MVAGYAVVDVETTGLHPGFHHRVVEVAVVHVDRRGRVVDEWCTLVNPERDLGPQHVHGITAGQARQAPTFAEITGDLGGRLAGHVVVGHNVSFDLGFLSAEFRRAGLDVPLTVGAGLCTMKLAGRYLAAATRSLAACCEAAGVDVGRAHSALHDAHAAAALFGHFLRAAGRPEPWRDRLDDAELRPWPVLPPPTGRVLPRGTNHTPPAHFLARLVDGMPRVPHPPRADEYLSVLDGALLDRHLSATEQAELVSVAGSLGLGRADVERLHGQYLVALARRAWADEVVTREEQADLRLVAVLLGLSEAEADEALATARDAQRPHADADWGGFRLGAGDAVVFTGQMSLPRETWEARAVAAGLTVRDQVTKKTRLVVAADPDSLSGKAKKANGYGIPIVAEDAFERLLDAVRVREVS, from the coding sequence GTGGTCGCAGGCTATGCGGTGGTCGACGTCGAGACGACCGGCCTCCACCCGGGGTTCCACCACCGGGTGGTCGAGGTGGCGGTGGTGCACGTGGACCGGCGCGGTCGGGTCGTGGACGAGTGGTGCACGCTGGTCAACCCGGAACGGGACCTCGGCCCGCAGCACGTCCACGGCATCACGGCGGGGCAGGCGCGGCAGGCGCCGACGTTCGCCGAGATCACCGGCGACCTCGGCGGGCGGCTGGCCGGGCACGTGGTGGTCGGCCACAACGTGTCGTTCGACCTGGGCTTCCTGTCCGCGGAGTTCCGTCGGGCGGGGCTGGACGTGCCGCTGACGGTCGGCGCCGGCCTGTGCACCATGAAGCTCGCCGGCCGGTACCTGGCCGCCGCGACCCGCTCGTTGGCCGCGTGCTGCGAGGCGGCCGGGGTCGACGTGGGGCGGGCGCACTCGGCGCTGCACGACGCCCACGCCGCGGCGGCCCTGTTCGGGCACTTCCTGCGGGCCGCGGGCCGGCCGGAGCCGTGGCGCGACCGGTTGGACGACGCCGAACTGCGGCCGTGGCCGGTCCTCCCGCCGCCGACCGGCCGGGTGCTGCCGCGCGGCACGAACCACACCCCGCCGGCGCACTTCCTGGCCCGGCTGGTCGACGGCATGCCGCGCGTGCCGCACCCGCCGCGGGCGGACGAGTACCTGTCGGTGCTCGACGGCGCGCTGCTCGACCGGCACCTGTCCGCGACCGAGCAGGCCGAGCTGGTGAGCGTCGCGGGTTCGCTCGGGCTGGGCCGCGCCGACGTGGAGCGGTTGCACGGGCAGTACCTCGTGGCGCTGGCGCGGCGCGCCTGGGCCGACGAGGTGGTCACGAGGGAGGAGCAGGCCGATCTGCGGCTGGTCGCCGTCCTGTTGGGACTGTCCGAGGCCGAGGCCGACGAAGCACTGGCGACGGCCCGTGACGCGCAACGACCGCACGCCGACGCAGACTGGGGCGGCTTTCGGCTCGGGGCCGGTGACGCGGTCGTCTTCACGGGGCAGATGAGCCTGCCCCGGGAGACGTGGGAGGCACGCGCCGTCGCCGCCGGCCTGACCGTGCGGGACCAAGTCACCAAGAAGACGCGCCTGGTCGTGGCCGCGGACCCGGACTCGTTGTCGGGCAAGGCGAAGAAGGCCAACGGTTACGGCATTCCGATCGTCGCCGAGGACGCGTTCGAGCGCCTGCTCGACGCGGTCCGGGTGCGGGAGGTCTCATGA
- a CDS encoding acyl-CoA carboxylase subunit beta, with protein sequence MTAQTVPAHVGARESETDFRAPAVRLGRLLDAGSARPLHPADDSGVSAVSGLVDGEPVIAYCTDATRMGGALGMSGALHIVDAIDAAVAAGVPVIGLWHSGGAKLADGVESMDGVGRMFAAMTRASGVVPQISVVLGPAAGAAAYGPALTDVVVMSEDARLFVTGPDVVRTVTGEVIDMEGLGGPTAHGRKSGVAHVVVPTEDEAYRRVRRLTGFFTRPGVVEVGAAGEPADLRALLPESPRRAYDVHPVVHGLLDDAVFEELQAGWAPNVVVGFGRLCGRSVGVIANNPLRKGGCLDSLSAEKAARFVRMCDSLGVPLVVLVDVPGYLPGVGQEWGGVVRRGAKLLHAFAESAVPRVTLITRKSYGGAYIAMNSRSLGATAVFAWPDAEVAVMGVEAAVGILHRKKLAAADESERDGLRERLVEEHRRIAGGVDRAMALGVVDEVIAPEETRVRIAKALADAPSGRGRHTNIPL encoded by the coding sequence ATGACGGCGCAGACCGTGCCCGCCCACGTCGGGGCGCGCGAGTCCGAGACCGATTTCCGCGCGCCCGCCGTCCGGCTCGGCCGGCTGCTGGACGCGGGCTCCGCGCGGCCGCTGCACCCGGCGGACGACAGCGGCGTGAGCGCGGTCAGCGGCCTGGTGGACGGCGAGCCGGTGATCGCCTACTGCACCGACGCCACCCGGATGGGCGGTGCGCTGGGCATGTCCGGCGCGCTGCACATCGTGGACGCCATCGACGCGGCGGTGGCGGCGGGCGTGCCCGTGATCGGGTTGTGGCACTCCGGCGGCGCGAAGCTCGCCGACGGTGTCGAGTCGATGGACGGCGTGGGCCGCATGTTCGCCGCGATGACCCGCGCGTCGGGGGTGGTACCGCAGATCTCCGTGGTGCTCGGCCCGGCCGCGGGCGCCGCCGCGTACGGCCCGGCGCTGACCGACGTGGTGGTGATGTCCGAGGACGCGCGGCTGTTCGTCACCGGGCCGGACGTGGTGCGCACGGTCACCGGCGAGGTGATCGACATGGAAGGGCTGGGCGGGCCGACGGCGCACGGCCGCAAGTCCGGTGTGGCGCACGTCGTGGTGCCGACGGAGGACGAGGCGTACCGGCGGGTGCGGCGGCTCACCGGGTTCTTCACCCGGCCGGGCGTGGTCGAGGTCGGCGCGGCGGGCGAGCCCGCGGACCTGCGCGCGTTGCTGCCGGAATCACCGCGGCGCGCGTACGACGTGCACCCGGTGGTGCACGGGCTGCTGGACGACGCGGTGTTCGAGGAGCTGCAGGCCGGCTGGGCGCCGAACGTCGTGGTCGGCTTCGGGCGGCTGTGCGGGCGCTCGGTCGGCGTGATCGCGAACAACCCGCTGCGCAAGGGCGGCTGCCTGGACTCGCTGTCGGCCGAGAAGGCCGCGCGGTTCGTGCGGATGTGCGACTCGCTGGGCGTGCCGCTGGTGGTGCTGGTGGACGTGCCCGGTTACCTGCCCGGCGTCGGCCAGGAGTGGGGTGGCGTGGTGCGGCGGGGCGCGAAGCTGCTGCACGCGTTCGCCGAGTCCGCGGTGCCCCGGGTCACCCTGATCACGCGCAAGTCGTACGGCGGCGCGTACATCGCGATGAACTCGCGGTCGCTGGGCGCGACGGCGGTGTTCGCGTGGCCGGACGCCGAGGTGGCGGTGATGGGCGTGGAAGCCGCGGTGGGCATCCTGCACCGCAAGAAGCTCGCCGCGGCCGACGAGTCCGAGCGGGACGGGCTGCGCGAGCGGCTGGTCGAGGAGCACCGGCGCATCGCGGGCGGCGTGGACCGGGCGATGGCGCTGGGCGTGGTGGACGAGGTGATCGCGCCCGAGGAGACCCGGGTGCGGATCGCGAAGGCGCTGGCGGACGCGCCGTCCGGACGGGGACGGCACACCAACATCCCACTGTGA
- a CDS encoding carbohydrate-binding protein, with translation MDASTDGDRGTPENAPGDEADPRHLSRKTVLRAAVAAGVALPVAMMGVPALARTIGADGGPLELTPACDDGDDPTPPQTEGPYFKPNSPRRTSLVDAGTQGTRLTVTGYVFGLACLPLGNVLVDFWQADVNGVYDNTGYRFRGHQFTNPDGTFSLTTIVPGLYPGRTRHIHVKLQAPGRPVLTTQLYFPGEPRNNTDTIFDPRLLMEVRTVGNAREAKFDFVLNVPQSSTTRPTSTTTTPSSPGGGTWAAGTNYAIGATVTYNGVGYVCLQGHLAQPGWEPPNVPALWRAE, from the coding sequence ATGGACGCATCCACGGACGGCGACCGCGGCACGCCCGAGAACGCACCCGGCGACGAGGCGGACCCCCGCCACCTCAGCCGCAAGACGGTGCTGCGCGCCGCGGTGGCCGCGGGTGTCGCGCTGCCGGTGGCGATGATGGGCGTGCCCGCGCTGGCCCGCACGATCGGCGCGGACGGCGGACCGCTGGAGCTGACGCCGGCGTGCGACGACGGCGACGACCCGACCCCGCCGCAGACCGAGGGCCCGTACTTCAAGCCGAACTCGCCCCGCCGCACGTCGCTGGTCGACGCGGGCACCCAGGGCACCCGGCTCACCGTCACCGGCTACGTGTTCGGCCTGGCGTGCCTGCCGCTGGGCAACGTGCTGGTGGACTTCTGGCAGGCCGACGTCAACGGCGTCTACGACAACACCGGCTACCGGTTCCGCGGCCACCAGTTCACCAACCCGGACGGCACGTTCTCGCTGACCACGATCGTGCCCGGCCTGTACCCCGGCCGCACCCGGCACATCCACGTGAAGCTCCAGGCGCCCGGGCGGCCCGTGCTCACCACCCAGCTGTACTTCCCGGGCGAGCCGCGCAACAACACCGACACCATCTTCGACCCGCGGCTGCTGATGGAGGTGCGCACGGTCGGCAACGCCCGCGAGGCGAAGTTCGACTTCGTGCTGAACGTGCCGCAGAGCAGCACCACGCGGCCGACCTCCACCACGACCACCCCGTCCTCGCCGGGCGGCGGCACGTGGGCGGCGGGCACGAACTACGCGATCGGCGCGACCGTCACCTACAACGGCGTCGGGTACGTGTGCTTGCAGGGGCACCTCGCCCAGCCGGGCTGGGAACCGCCGAACGTGCCCGCGCTGTGGCGCGCGGAGTGA
- a CDS encoding AraC family transcriptional regulator — MRGTTVLPGTPCRAPRDGELPLHRLEVPVPEALPFAVGTFDSIGPLSRASFPHRHTFHEIVHVTGGTGTHVVDLARWELRPPHLCVIAPGQVHHWDDARDLHGSVLLFTDDFLLDHPGDRELLRRLSERPWLTLDERTHARIGRSIAELHDEYRRGEPGVETVLRALLHVLVVRAARLPGTPAAPPPARPGAVAEEFVRLSGRTDHRLWSVRAYAERIGVTPGYLTEAVKAATGRTPSQLVRQARTQEAQRLLVKTDLSVRQVANRVGFDDPAYFCRFFRREAGVSPGAFRRAAGRSQ, encoded by the coding sequence ATGCGCGGCACGACCGTGTTACCCGGAACGCCCTGCCGGGCACCGCGCGACGGTGAGCTGCCCCTGCACCGGCTGGAGGTGCCGGTGCCCGAGGCGCTGCCGTTCGCGGTCGGCACGTTCGACTCGATCGGGCCCCTGTCCCGCGCGTCGTTCCCGCACCGGCACACGTTCCACGAGATCGTGCACGTCACCGGCGGCACCGGCACGCACGTGGTCGACCTGGCCCGCTGGGAGCTGCGCCCGCCGCACCTGTGCGTGATCGCGCCCGGCCAGGTGCACCACTGGGACGACGCGCGCGACCTGCACGGCTCGGTGCTGCTGTTCACCGACGACTTCCTGCTCGACCACCCCGGCGACCGCGAGCTGCTGCGCCGGCTGAGCGAGCGGCCCTGGCTCACGCTGGACGAGCGGACCCACGCCCGGATCGGCCGGTCGATCGCCGAGCTGCACGACGAGTACCGGCGGGGCGAGCCGGGCGTGGAGACCGTGCTGCGCGCGCTGCTGCACGTGCTCGTCGTGCGCGCCGCCCGGCTGCCCGGGACACCGGCCGCGCCGCCGCCCGCCCGGCCCGGAGCGGTCGCGGAGGAGTTCGTCCGGTTGTCCGGCCGCACCGACCACCGGCTGTGGTCGGTGCGCGCGTACGCGGAGCGGATCGGCGTCACGCCCGGCTACCTGACCGAGGCGGTGAAGGCGGCGACCGGCCGGACGCCGTCGCAGCTCGTCCGCCAGGCGCGCACGCAGGAGGCGCAGCGGCTGCTGGTGAAGACCGACCTGAGCGTGCGGCAGGTGGCGAACCGGGTGGGGTTCGACGACCCCGCCTACTTCTGCCGCTTCTTCCGCCGCGAGGCGGGCGTGAGCCCCGGCGCCTTCCGGCGCGCGGCCGGCCGTTCACAGTGA
- a CDS encoding helix-turn-helix domain-containing protein produces MIRHDGQLPPSAPKPSLRGRVLGIELRRVREAAGLTVAELAARSGRSPDAVQRLEKGLTDDPTPDPTVQCAWGSPATSMVNILCRVSERIDIFAPLGIHPALEDLGVHRCTAYVLESTTVDRHDVVVRVLRHEAGVFPGIEYHPLTRFCLPDSTAVVFYPYLHAAHFTEEPEHLLAAYTLFERLAEFTGTDNPAQSG; encoded by the coding sequence ATGATCAGGCACGATGGCCAGCTGCCTCCCTCGGCACCCAAGCCGTCACTGCGCGGTCGCGTGCTCGGGATCGAGCTGCGTCGCGTCCGTGAAGCCGCCGGCCTGACGGTGGCGGAACTCGCGGCTCGCAGCGGCCGATCCCCCGACGCCGTGCAGCGACTGGAGAAAGGGCTCACGGACGACCCGACGCCCGACCCGACCGTGCAGTGCGCGTGGGGCTCCCCGGCCACGAGCATGGTCAACATCTTGTGCCGCGTCTCGGAGCGGATCGACATCTTCGCGCCGCTCGGCATCCACCCCGCCCTCGAAGATCTTGGCGTCCACCGCTGCACCGCCTACGTCCTCGAGAGCACTACCGTCGACCGCCACGACGTGGTCGTGCGTGTGCTCCGGCACGAAGCCGGCGTGTTCCCCGGTATCGAGTACCACCCGCTGACCCGCTTCTGCCTGCCCGACAGCACGGCGGTCGTCTTCTACCCCTACCTCCACGCGGCGCACTTCACCGAAGAGCCGGAGCACCTCCTGGCGGCGTACACGCTGTTCGAACGGCTCGCCGAGTTCACCGGCACGGACAATCCGGCCCAATCCGGCTGA
- a CDS encoding zinc finger protein → MGIRPFRWLPYQGRRHAIPDSMAARDEGRTLCGVAVTVPHEPPPRCPDGCWPTCRDCDRRWREQEGIPVFPWPREAADNASTATAQRGSHRGRS, encoded by the coding sequence ATGGGAATCCGACCGTTCCGCTGGCTGCCCTACCAGGGACGTCGTCACGCGATCCCGGACTCCATGGCGGCCAGGGACGAAGGCCGGACTTTGTGCGGGGTGGCCGTGACGGTGCCACACGAACCGCCACCACGCTGCCCTGACGGCTGCTGGCCCACTTGCCGCGATTGCGACCGGAGATGGCGGGAGCAGGAAGGCATCCCCGTGTTCCCCTGGCCTCGCGAGGCGGCGGACAACGCGTCAACCGCCACAGCGCAACGGGGCTCTCACCGAGGTCGGTCGTGA
- a CDS encoding Scr1 family TA system antitoxin-like transcriptional regulator — protein MSGWFTIFGFSDDTADVGYTDGPGGSLYLEDSEDVRRCTLMFGHLLGIAVNAADSIALIGKVIEELERDPR, from the coding sequence TTGTCCGGTTGGTTCACGATCTTCGGGTTCTCCGACGACACGGCGGATGTCGGCTACACCGACGGTCCTGGCGGAAGCCTGTATCTCGAAGACTCCGAGGACGTGCGGCGCTGTACGCTGATGTTCGGGCACCTGCTCGGAATCGCCGTCAACGCGGCCGACTCGATCGCGCTGATTGGCAAGGTGATCGAAGAGTTGGAGCGTGATCCTCGGTGA
- a CDS encoding DUF397 domain-containing protein, translated as MIENAASWRKSSRSGGSNGGGGSNCVEVAYVDSLVGLRDSKRPGVGIAVPVDSFRTFIARVKSEGREQ; from the coding sequence GTGATCGAAAACGCGGCTTCGTGGCGCAAGAGCAGTCGAAGTGGTGGCAGCAACGGCGGCGGCGGGTCGAACTGCGTCGAGGTGGCCTACGTCGACAGTCTGGTGGGACTCCGCGACTCCAAGCGTCCTGGTGTCGGGATCGCGGTCCCTGTCGACTCTTTCAGGACGTTCATCGCGAGGGTGAAGAGCGAAGGCCGCGAGCAGTAG